The DNA region TCTTTAGCAAGCCGTAAAAAACTGCTTCGGGCTCAGACAGAAAGAGAGATACTACAGTCTTTGGACCATCCCTTCCTCCCGACCTTGTATACCCACTTTGAGACAGAAAAGTTTTCATGTTTGGTGATGGAGTTCTGCCCTGGAGGTGACTTGCACACACTTCGGCAGAGGCAACCAGGGAAGCATTTTTCTGAACAAGCAGTAAAGTAAGAAACCTGTCTTAACTTAGTATCTATATGGTTCAATTGTTGCATAGAATTTTGTTAATGATAGTTCTGGTTCATGCTTTAATATCATATTTAGTTGGATTGAATTTTCTTTGTCATCTCACTTCATTGGTTTATTGTAAACTCATTGTTATAAGGTGGATCCTCTGTATTTATGAGAGCAAGTATTAGTCTCATGCTGtggaataaaattttgatatcttGCTGATCTATAATATGATGAAACACTGTTCTTGCAAACAATACATTATCAGGTGGACGTGTATGGATCTCCTGCAAGAACTCTATGAAATGATAATTGCATATAAAAAGTTATATGCAGTGATTAGGTATCAATTCTCAAGAACTTCTCCTTTCTTTATTAGGTGCTGTGCATAATTGGCATTGAGGAGAAATGTTGATATACTTGATATGACAAGCTTTAGAGTTATATGCctttcaaatgaaataaaaatcaatgataGAGCCTTAAACATCTAGGAAAACTTTTggttatattctttttaaacaTCATTGATTTTCTACATGATAGTTTATACAAagagtcttcttttttttgggggggaggggggtggggTGTGGTGGATAAGATTATATGGTGAGCCTTCTTGCTAAAAGGTCATATCAATAGGAGACGTGTTTAAAATGTCATTAGAGGGACTGACGAGATGCCACTCTTCTTTAAAAATACTTAGGCTAATTTTGAGGAATATAATGATTGTGTTGTTCCAAACGGCCATATCAAGAGGATTGGTTGGTTGGTTTTTGTGTATTTGATTGTTTTGGTCACCTGCTGTATACGTCCTGTATACTTAGGTGACTTCTTTTCATgactttgaataaaattttctttactcatcaaaaaaaaagaaaaaaaaaagaggattgGTTGGTTtgaacaaagtttagttacaaaactggttgtagcctaaggttacaactttgctcaataaaataaatgttactatatattttgaaaatctaactgttgaattgcatgttctacATGCTCTTAATATAcctgtcaaattttgtgtcaatcggatattatttactatatgatttataaacttatatattatgcataattttaaactacgaaaacttgcaatttaaacaatttattgatgacgtagctattgatattttattttttagtaattttgcaagcttggaggatataagaaaaaaatgtaataaaatggtggatttatcaaaattcactcccaataaaaacatattgagtgaggttgtagccttagactacaaccaattttgtagctagaCTTTGTCCGGTTGGTTTGTCTAGATTGTTGATAGGATATTTATAGAAATGCATTTTGGCAGTTAGTATTTCTCAAGATGCCTAGTGTGATGAAAAATATAAGGTATATGAACAAGCATGAAGATGAGGAATTTGGTGAAGTGATGGGCTAGGTAAACTGAGGGGAAAACTTTTGGATAGTGATTCTTGGTACAAAGAAGCCAAGCATTTATACTCTACTGATGTAGGACGGGTTGAAAAATAGAtacaaggaaaaagaagataaaatggGGCCTATCTCTCATCACCTAGAATCTGCCTGAAAAACTTAGGCAGCACCACCTAAGGGTGCTTTGAATCACCACCAAGCAAGGGAAATATTCTCTTATCATAAAATTCTTATTCAAAGAAGAGCTTTTCTACTGCTCGTGGCTTAATCTTACTGGCTACTGTACACAATGAGAATCACCTTTATATGAGAGCTTCAATATAGTCATTCTGGGAAGTGATTTACAAATTGTCACATGCTTATGACCAGTCACAAAATTTATCCTAGCTATGGAGGAAGGAAGACATGATGGCTTGCCAATGAgagtcataactcataagcaCCCGTTAGTTTCCTTTTTTCCCCTCTCAGATTCCCCACCAAAGGCAAAAGCATTtgtcaaaaaaacaaattatactGGGGTTGCCTGGACCTGTGCCTGTCTTCTATAGTCTCTTGGGGATATTTCTCCCATCGAAAGCTAATGATAATGTTAATTGttcaagaacaaaaacaaaaagtttccAACTGTCTTTATCTGTTGCAACATCAATGATATGCTATGGTTgtttataactttttaataGAATAATTTCATAGCAAGAGGAAAATCTTCATGAGTTGGATTCTTCTATCCTGCATCACACAGTAGTTGCAAACCAATAAATCTTCTTTCCTTGCATTGACAATTGACTGTGATACATTGTTGTTATCTCTTGGCCCTGTATATGCAGGTTCTATGTAGCTGAGGTTCTCCTTGCTTTGGAGTATCTACACATGCTTGGAATAGTTTATCGTGACCTCAAGCCAGAAAACGTCCTTGTGAGAGAAGATGGACACATTATGCTTTCTGATTTTGACCTTTCCCTCCGCTGTGCTGTAAGCCCAACATTAGTCAAGTCTTCTGCACTTGATTCTGAACCCTTGCGCAAGAACACAGTTTATTGTGTTCAACCAGCTTGCATTGAGCCCTCCTGTATCCAACCATCTTGTGTGGTGCCTACAACATGTTTTGGGCCTCGTTTATTTTCAAGCAAATCCAAGAAAGAACGGAAACCCAAGAATGAAATGGGAAACCAAGTCAGCCCATTGCCGGAGCTTATTGCTGAGCCAACCAATGCTCGCTCAATGTCATTCGTTGGAACCCACGAGTACTTGGCACCGGAAATTATCAAAGGTGAAGGGCATGGTAGTGCTGTTGATTGGTGGACTTTTGGGATCTTTCTCTATGAGCTCTTGTTTGGCAAGACTCCTTTCAAGGGATCGGGGAATCGGGCCACCTTGTTCAATGTTGTAGGTCAACCACTACGATTCCCAGAGTCACCAGTGGTGAGCTTTTCAGCAAGAGACTTAATAAGAGGGTTACTAGTGAAAGAACCACAGCATAGGTTGGCATACAAACGTGGAGCAACAGAGATTAAACAGCATCCCTTCTTTGAAGGTGTAAACTGGGCTTTGATTCGTTGTGCTAGCCCACCGGAGATTCCAAAGCCAGTCGAGATTGAGCAAATTCCAGGCCCTATGGCTTCAACTAGTGACAAAGCTGCTCCTGCTGGTTACCCTGATcaaaattatttagaatttgatttcttttaattattttcagaACCAATCTTGcttcttttttcccttatttttttcttcccctttttgCTTGAGAAAGATGTAGAGTTTCTTAATTGCTGATTATgtgaaaattagggttttttatATCGATAACGACAATATGTTTGATGCTGTTATGaatcattttcaaatttgtgtTGCAGAAACTATCGTTCCTTTTTGTCCAAATTTCATAGCCAGGCATAGGGTATTCTAACTTTGAAAAATTAGCCCTTTTTTGCCACCAGATTTTGAAAGTTGAACACAATGAATGACCAATTGATATGGTAgttatttatcattattatttttggctAAGAGGTAGTATGTTTATTATGGGGCAgtataataaacaataaatattgTACTATACTAGTAAGCTGACTCAATATTCTGGTTAAGAAGGTAATGGTTTGCTGTCTTTGCACTTGTTAAGTTACTAGTATTGTACATTAAGCAATAAGTGTGATTATATGTACAATTTTGTAAAGCTTTGCTTTTTCTGGATATAATTGTACTTTTACCCACTTTCAGTTAATCAACAAATCAATACAAAACTAATCTAAAGGTGTACTAATCCAATTTACCTTTCAATCTCATGCTTATGTTTGTTAGAAGACAGAAACAGACCAAGTCTTAAAAATGTCTTGGGTTTTTGgaacattttcaaattttttctgtTGTAGAAATAAATGTTCTTGTAGTCCTTATTTCATAGCCAGGCATCAACTTAAAAACTAGTACTTGACAGCCAGAGATTTTGAAATACAATGAATATTGTACTAT from Castanea sativa cultivar Marrone di Chiusa Pesio chromosome 6, ASM4071231v1 includes:
- the LOC142639268 gene encoding serine/threonine-protein kinase D6PK-like isoform X1; translated protein: MSMASKSGARTSPEKQRKLIGSQTVEGNFRRPAPLQITKTSKSEPVTPRKLPKGVQEIILKQVPVETIEEKGSLSSHQKESNNSLAKKLDSSLSLSDPKQVPASVRPVVKETKGSLEGGADQEKKALEHGLSPASAKVSDGTSSLGKTSGSAKISDRVDYVESGKSSICRGSTSSDVSDESTCSSLSSTINKPHKANDIRWEAIQAVRAKDGVLGLNHFRLLKKLGCGDIGSVHLSELSGTKCYFAMKVMDKASLASRKKLLRAQTEREILQSLDHPFLPTLYTHFETEKFSCLVMEFCPGGDLHTLRQRQPGKHFSEQAVKWTCMDLLQELYEMIIAYKKLYAVIRFYVAEVLLALEYLHMLGIVYRDLKPENVLVREDGHIMLSDFDLSLRCAVSPTLVKSSALDSEPLRKNTVYCVQPACIEPSCIQPSCVVPTTCFGPRLFSSKSKKERKPKNEMGNQVSPLPELIAEPTNARSMSFVGTHEYLAPEIIKGEGHGSAVDWWTFGIFLYELLFGKTPFKGSGNRATLFNVVGQPLRFPESPVVSFSARDLIRGLLVKEPQHRLAYKRGATEIKQHPFFEGVNWALIRCASPPEIPKPVEIEQIPGPMASTSDKAAPAGYPDQNYLEFDFF
- the LOC142639268 gene encoding serine/threonine-protein kinase D6PK-like isoform X2 gives rise to the protein MSMASKSGARTSPEKQRKLIGSQTVEGNFRRPAPLQITKTSKSEPVTPRKLPKGVQEIILKQVPVETIEEKGSLSSHQKESNNSLAKKLDSSLSLSDPKQVPASVRPVVKETKGSLEGGADQEKKALEHGLSPASAKVSDGTSSLGKTSGSAKISDRVDYVESGKSSICRGSTSSDVSDESTCSSLSSTINKPHKANDIRWEAIQAVRAKDGVLGLNHFRLLKKLGCGDIGSVHLSELSGTKCYFAMKVMDKASLASRKKLLRAQTEREILQSLDHPFLPTLYTHFETEKFSCLVMEFCPGGDLHTLRQRQPGKHFSEQAVKFYVAEVLLALEYLHMLGIVYRDLKPENVLVREDGHIMLSDFDLSLRCAVSPTLVKSSALDSEPLRKNTVYCVQPACIEPSCIQPSCVVPTTCFGPRLFSSKSKKERKPKNEMGNQVSPLPELIAEPTNARSMSFVGTHEYLAPEIIKGEGHGSAVDWWTFGIFLYELLFGKTPFKGSGNRATLFNVVGQPLRFPESPVVSFSARDLIRGLLVKEPQHRLAYKRGATEIKQHPFFEGVNWALIRCASPPEIPKPVEIEQIPGPMASTSDKAAPAGYPDQNYLEFDFF